One genomic region from Candidatus Neomarinimicrobiota bacterium encodes:
- a CDS encoding M1 family metallopeptidase, which yields MKSVRTFLFSFAFISGFVWATESYWQQDVHYTMQVRLDTENHQLTGTSHIVYTNHSPDSLRHFFLMLYPNAFKPGSVRYREAQQIYRRPAYPRATPRAYISEDNPSGIDISSLTLTLPSGAATSSFKVDDTILEVALPEPLAPGARLTLDLEWVHTVRRHTGRAGYRGEQYDMAQWYPKVVVYDEHGWNNEPFHLMGEFYGEFSTFDVTIDVPYSYVLGATGVVTSGDPGWEAARVDTSVPFNKWSETYREERESRLAGKEDERRTITFHAEKVHDFAWIASADFVYESGSWNGTQVNVLYNLRVGQDWTKKVVQRSERTLEWLSTRFGPYPYPQVTTTHALMGGGMEYPMLVMNGSESESLIVHEIGHIWFYGMLGNNEMEEAWLDEGFTTFQTSWYMTSRYGHLGVDQTALPDTWFQRHRKRTPSLAQVQWLGASLQTSGYNEPIATAAYRSGSSFAYGRNAYTKASLMLEQLQYILGEETFDRAMQSYYRQWALKHVNEYRFRRAMEQASGQELDWFFDQWLHTAGYLDYALKGWKQHPTDEGYEVTVNLLRKGPWEAPVVVEAITATGQRVRTTWDDFRHQTTGTVTLQAPEKVRRIVLDPDDKLMDIDPRNNRSGMLPTSVGFMPLVAYYLPRDRYTLAYWPAVWYNYTDQLTPMVRLNRWYGPGFDTPYSDTEMGLGYGPGSGALDWHLEHRWPLFLYDTRLTGTLEAFDRDGVRGA from the coding sequence ATGAAATCGGTCCGCACCTTCCTCTTCAGCTTCGCCTTCATAAGTGGTTTTGTCTGGGCCACGGAGTCCTACTGGCAACAGGATGTCCACTACACCATGCAGGTTCGCCTGGACACGGAGAATCACCAGCTCACCGGGACGTCCCACATCGTCTATACCAACCATTCACCCGACTCACTCCGGCACTTTTTCCTGATGCTCTATCCCAATGCTTTCAAGCCGGGGTCGGTGAGATACCGGGAAGCACAACAGATTTATAGACGGCCCGCGTATCCGAGGGCAACCCCAAGAGCCTACATATCCGAAGACAACCCCAGCGGCATCGACATATCATCGCTCACCCTCACCCTGCCATCGGGTGCCGCCACTTCCAGCTTCAAGGTGGACGATACGATTCTGGAGGTGGCGCTGCCCGAGCCCCTCGCGCCCGGAGCCCGGCTGACCCTGGACCTCGAGTGGGTCCACACCGTGCGCCGGCACACCGGCCGGGCCGGCTATCGCGGAGAACAATACGATATGGCCCAGTGGTACCCCAAGGTGGTAGTCTACGACGAGCACGGCTGGAACAACGAACCCTTCCACCTGATGGGCGAGTTCTACGGCGAATTTTCCACTTTTGATGTCACTATTGACGTGCCCTACAGCTATGTGTTGGGGGCTACCGGCGTCGTCACCAGCGGCGATCCCGGCTGGGAAGCGGCCCGGGTGGATACCTCCGTGCCATTCAACAAGTGGTCCGAAACCTACCGGGAAGAACGGGAAAGCCGACTGGCTGGGAAAGAAGATGAACGCCGTACCATTACCTTCCACGCGGAAAAGGTCCACGACTTCGCCTGGATCGCCTCCGCTGACTTCGTTTATGAGAGCGGGAGCTGGAACGGCACCCAGGTGAACGTCCTTTATAACCTGCGGGTAGGTCAGGATTGGACTAAAAAGGTGGTGCAACGGAGCGAGCGGACCCTGGAATGGCTGTCGACCAGGTTCGGGCCCTATCCCTATCCCCAGGTGACAACCACCCATGCCCTGATGGGCGGCGGCATGGAGTACCCCATGCTGGTAATGAACGGTTCCGAATCCGAAAGCCTTATCGTCCATGAAATCGGCCACATCTGGTTCTACGGCATGCTAGGCAACAACGAAATGGAAGAGGCCTGGCTGGATGAGGGTTTCACCACCTTCCAGACCAGCTGGTATATGACCAGCCGCTACGGTCACCTGGGCGTCGATCAGACCGCCCTGCCCGACACATGGTTTCAACGGCACCGGAAACGCACCCCCAGCCTGGCACAGGTTCAATGGCTGGGAGCCAGTCTCCAGACAAGCGGCTATAATGAACCCATCGCCACCGCCGCCTACCGCTCCGGAAGCAGCTTCGCCTACGGCCGCAACGCTTATACCAAGGCATCACTCATGCTGGAACAGCTCCAATATATCCTGGGAGAAGAGACGTTTGACCGTGCTATGCAGAGCTATTACCGTCAATGGGCGCTGAAACACGTCAATGAGTACCGTTTCCGCCGGGCCATGGAGCAGGCCAGCGGCCAGGAACTGGACTGGTTCTTCGACCAGTGGCTCCACACTGCCGGCTACCTGGACTATGCACTTAAGGGCTGGAAGCAGCACCCTACCGACGAGGGCTACGAAGTGACCGTCAATCTGCTTCGTAAAGGTCCCTGGGAGGCCCCGGTGGTGGTGGAGGCCATCACGGCCACCGGGCAACGGGTGCGCACCACCTGGGATGACTTCCGCCACCAGACCACCGGTACCGTCACGCTGCAGGCGCCGGAAAAAGTGCGCCGGATCGTACTGGACCCCGACGATAAACTCATGGATATCGACCCGCGCAACAACCGCAGCGGTATGCTACCTACCAGCGTTGGTTTTATGCCGCTGGTGGCCTATTACCTCCCCAGGGATCGCTACACCCTCGCCTATTGGCCCGCAGTATGGTATAACTACACCGATCAGCTGACCCCGATGGTGCGGCTCAACCGCTGGTATGGCCCCGGCTTCGATACCCCCTACTCGGACACGGAGATGGGATTGGGATATGGTCCCGGTTCCGGTGCGCTGGATTGGCACCTGGAGCACCGCTGGCCGCTGTTTCTCTATGACACCCGCCTCACGGGGACGCTGGAGGCCTTCGACCGGGACGGTGTGCGGGGGGCCAG
- a CDS encoding peroxiredoxin family protein produces the protein MVRKWTVGFVVAVIGLLVLSGSIGRSTPQVQQQPTETILAPDFTLRNLNGEKVTLSQLRGKIVLLNFWATWCGPCRWEIPDLSRIYSAYKDKGVVVLGVSWDNLSNAQIKTFVTNYKVTYPILHGTQSELSEVGKAYRWQGYLPTTYVIDRQGHIQEVHVGARNEKFFLKSIEPLL, from the coding sequence ATGGTTCGAAAGTGGACAGTTGGATTTGTTGTCGCTGTTATCGGCTTGCTCGTACTAAGCGGCAGTATAGGTCGTTCAACACCCCAGGTTCAGCAGCAGCCTACGGAAACCATCCTGGCTCCGGATTTCACCCTCCGCAACCTCAACGGCGAGAAGGTTACCCTGAGCCAGCTGCGGGGCAAGATTGTGCTGTTGAATTTCTGGGCTACCTGGTGCGGTCCCTGCCGCTGGGAAATACCCGACCTGAGCCGGATCTACTCCGCCTATAAGGATAAGGGTGTAGTGGTCCTGGGGGTCTCCTGGGACAATCTTTCCAATGCACAGATCAAAACCTTCGTCACCAACTACAAGGTTACCTATCCCATCCTACACGGAACTCAGTCCGAGCTGTCAGAGGTGGGAAAAGCCTACCGCTGGCAGGGATACCTGCCGACCACCTACGTGATTGACCGCCAGGGGCATATTCAGGAGGTGCATGTCGGTGCCCGCAACGAGAAGTTCTTCCTGAAGAGTATCGAACCGCTGCTCTAG